Proteins encoded together in one Lysinibacillus sp. FSL K6-0232 window:
- a CDS encoding ABC transporter ATP-binding protein, with protein sequence MIQVKNLKKEFSQGQERIKVLKNVSLQIQEGEFVAIMGPSGSGKSTLLQLLGGLDIPTEGDIIINQHYLNKMTEKKRTIFRRQNIGFIFQNYQLLTNLNVEENIAFPLHADGTLTKEKKQLVLELLDSVGLKGLGQKRANLLSGGQQQRVAIARALVSKPAVLLADEPTGNLDRNTAEEILGLITKFNRDYNQTIIMVTHDIFAAGFADRIILFKDGVVDQVISRKDEDYAKYVANFMA encoded by the coding sequence GTGATTCAGGTTAAAAATCTTAAAAAGGAATTTTCACAAGGACAAGAAAGAATAAAAGTATTAAAAAATGTTAGTTTACAAATCCAAGAAGGTGAATTTGTAGCTATTATGGGTCCTAGTGGCTCTGGAAAAAGCACATTACTCCAATTGTTAGGTGGTCTTGATATACCTACTGAAGGAGATATTATAATTAATCAGCATTATTTAAATAAGATGACGGAAAAGAAAAGAACAATATTTCGTAGACAGAATATAGGATTCATTTTCCAAAATTATCAATTACTTACTAATTTAAATGTAGAAGAAAATATAGCTTTTCCGCTTCATGCAGATGGAACTTTAACAAAAGAAAAAAAGCAATTAGTTTTAGAATTACTTGATTCTGTTGGATTAAAAGGACTTGGTCAGAAAAGAGCTAATTTGCTTAGCGGTGGTCAACAACAACGTGTGGCTATAGCCAGAGCACTGGTTAGCAAACCTGCCGTATTATTGGCAGATGAGCCAACAGGTAATTTAGATAGAAATACAGCCGAAGAAATTCTTGGTTTAATAACAAAATTTAATCGAGATTACAATCAAACAATAATTATGGTTACACATGATATTTTCGCAGCTGGATTTGCAGATCGAATTATTCTTTTTAAAGATGGAGTTGTCGATCAGGTGATTTCTAGAAAGGATGAAGATTATGCTAAATATGTGGCGAATTTCATGGCGTAA